Proteins encoded together in one Halomarina salina window:
- a CDS encoding DUF7346 family protein translates to MRTVHDDDGRRYLLLKRSSESSLVRDPTTGEERYLPNDDLTADEEDTDALGLAAAAVPDTVRRVLSACRDDRSLGLLLELDRRGPVPARALMEYDLCESDVLGLVGEFRAAGLVVEADVGGERGYDVTDDAREALAVLRSERTAQSRTGDEG, encoded by the coding sequence ATGCGGACGGTTCACGACGACGACGGCCGACGCTACCTCCTGCTCAAACGGTCGAGCGAGTCGTCGCTCGTCCGCGACCCGACGACCGGCGAGGAGCGGTACCTCCCGAACGACGACCTCACCGCCGACGAGGAGGACACCGACGCACTCGGACTCGCGGCGGCGGCCGTCCCGGACACGGTCAGACGCGTCCTCTCGGCCTGCCGCGACGACCGCTCGCTGGGCCTCCTCCTCGAACTCGACCGTCGCGGACCGGTCCCGGCGCGGGCGCTGATGGAGTACGACCTCTGTGAGAGCGACGTGCTCGGACTCGTCGGCGAGTTCCGCGCGGCCGGACTGGTCGTCGAGGCGGACGTGGGCGGCGAACGCGGCTACGACGTGACCGACGACGCCCGCGAGGCGCTTGCCGTCCTGCGGTCGGAGCGCACGGCGCAGTCACGCACGGGCGACGAGGGCTGA
- a CDS encoding DUF7322 domain-containing protein — translation MLEDDDDPWPDEPEEFDPDSLAPSVEVPEAPTAPEFSDSNVDEDVAQAFWATVVMANVALFGISVGAMIVYFLGDLQTGGMAILVGVVAALFGYRYYAGFQRDRQS, via the coding sequence ACCCGTGGCCGGACGAGCCCGAGGAGTTCGACCCGGACAGCCTCGCCCCCTCCGTCGAGGTTCCGGAGGCACCGACGGCCCCCGAGTTCTCCGACAGTAACGTCGACGAGGACGTCGCGCAGGCGTTCTGGGCGACGGTCGTCATGGCGAACGTCGCGCTGTTCGGCATCAGCGTCGGCGCGATGATCGTCTACTTTCTCGGCGACCTCCAGACGGGCGGCATGGCCATCCTCGTCGGCGTGGTCGCCGCCCTGTTCGGGTACCGATACTACGCCGGCTTCCAGCGGGACCGACAGTCCTAA
- the rad50 gene encoding DNA double-strand break repair ATPase Rad50, producing MRFERVRLENFKCYADADLHLDDGVTVMYGLNGSGKSSLLEACFFALYGAKALDTTLDEVVTIGAEETTVELWFAHGGERYHVERRIRYTGDRAQTATCLLETPDGPVEGARDVRGYVEDLLRMDAGAFVNCAYVRQGEVNKLINASPSQRQNMIDDLLQLGTLEEYRERASDARVGVGRVRDTKRGALDDVEAQISEKEAKNLHGRRTTLLDERTETDAEIERLETKREQAITTRDTLEERLDAVEERREELEGVEETIEELQSAIAETERERETAKDRLSELRTTVSELEEERDEVLAETDIDAPEADAVDERDEELADREDDLRSSLEEHRLTAQEASNTAETLRETVEDLESRASDAREEATELEEEVAETTETLDERREQVADLERDAERKREAFEEAPCAFGEAETFRERVAEERSTLRERKAALESDLKNANAAVEEAEELLAEGKCPECGQPVDGSPHVESIEERREQVSTLESELTEVTESLEAADDRYERAEELVEREAAVEEAVSDRENLEQLIEEREATVERERERVEELREEADRLETEAEAKRDGAEAADERAVDAREAIGELNGDLAEVRERRTRLDRLSDLVDDIDDAEEERERLRDRREELADVNDERREHLRERRERRDELRESFDEDQIEGDRENLRGAREFIEYVEPKLADLREERDELQSDVGAIENELDALDDLRERREELAATVERLDALYEETEELQSMYADLRAELRQRNVVKLESLLNETFDLVYQNDSYARIELDGDYELTVYQKDGEPLDPEQLSGGERALFNLSLRCAIYRLLAEGIEGAAPMPPLILDEPTVFLDAGHVSKLVELIGSMRDVGVEQIVVVSHDEELAGAADDLVHVEKNPTSNRSTVDRERELATLLAD from the coding sequence TGCTTCTTCGCGCTCTACGGTGCGAAGGCGCTCGACACGACGCTCGACGAGGTGGTCACCATCGGCGCGGAGGAGACGACGGTCGAACTCTGGTTCGCGCACGGTGGCGAGCGCTACCACGTCGAGCGCCGAATCCGCTACACCGGCGACCGTGCCCAGACCGCGACCTGTCTGCTGGAGACGCCCGACGGCCCCGTCGAGGGCGCACGCGACGTCCGTGGGTACGTCGAGGACCTGCTCCGGATGGACGCGGGCGCGTTCGTCAACTGCGCGTACGTCCGGCAGGGCGAGGTGAACAAGCTCATCAACGCCTCGCCGAGCCAGCGCCAGAACATGATCGACGACCTCCTCCAGCTCGGGACGCTGGAGGAGTACCGCGAACGAGCCAGCGACGCGCGGGTCGGCGTCGGTCGAGTCCGAGACACGAAACGCGGTGCGCTGGACGACGTCGAGGCACAGATATCCGAGAAGGAGGCGAAGAACCTCCACGGTCGGCGGACGACGCTGCTCGACGAGCGGACCGAGACCGACGCGGAGATAGAGCGCCTCGAGACGAAACGCGAGCAGGCGATAACGACGCGCGACACGCTCGAAGAGCGCCTCGACGCCGTCGAGGAGCGCCGCGAGGAACTGGAGGGGGTCGAGGAGACCATCGAGGAGCTCCAGTCGGCCATCGCCGAGACAGAGCGCGAACGCGAGACGGCCAAGGACAGACTCTCGGAGCTCAGGACGACCGTCTCCGAACTGGAGGAGGAACGCGACGAGGTGCTCGCGGAGACCGACATCGACGCGCCGGAGGCCGACGCCGTCGACGAACGCGACGAGGAACTGGCGGACCGTGAAGACGACCTCCGTTCGTCGCTCGAAGAGCACCGACTCACCGCACAGGAAGCGTCGAACACCGCCGAGACGCTCCGCGAGACCGTCGAGGACCTCGAATCCCGCGCCTCGGACGCTCGCGAGGAGGCGACGGAACTCGAAGAGGAAGTGGCGGAGACGACCGAGACGCTCGACGAGCGCCGCGAGCAGGTCGCCGACCTCGAACGGGACGCCGAGCGGAAGCGCGAGGCGTTCGAGGAGGCCCCCTGCGCGTTCGGCGAGGCCGAGACGTTCCGCGAACGCGTCGCCGAGGAGCGGTCGACGCTCCGCGAGCGGAAGGCGGCGCTGGAGAGCGACCTGAAGAACGCGAACGCCGCCGTCGAGGAGGCCGAGGAACTCCTCGCCGAGGGGAAGTGTCCCGAGTGCGGCCAGCCGGTCGACGGGAGTCCGCACGTCGAGAGCATCGAAGAGCGCCGCGAGCAGGTGAGCACGCTGGAGTCGGAACTGACGGAGGTGACCGAGTCACTGGAGGCAGCCGACGACCGGTACGAGCGAGCCGAGGAACTCGTCGAGCGGGAGGCCGCCGTCGAGGAGGCCGTCTCGGACCGCGAGAACCTCGAACAGCTCATCGAGGAGCGCGAAGCGACGGTCGAGCGGGAGCGCGAGCGCGTGGAAGAACTCCGCGAGGAGGCCGACCGACTGGAGACCGAAGCCGAAGCGAAGCGCGACGGGGCCGAGGCTGCCGACGAACGAGCCGTCGACGCGCGGGAGGCCATCGGCGAGTTGAACGGCGACCTCGCGGAGGTGCGCGAGCGCCGGACCCGGCTCGACCGGCTCTCGGACCTCGTCGACGACATCGACGACGCCGAGGAGGAACGAGAGCGCCTCCGCGACCGGCGCGAGGAACTCGCGGACGTGAACGACGAGCGCCGAGAGCACCTGCGCGAGCGGCGCGAACGCCGCGACGAACTCCGCGAGTCGTTCGACGAAGACCAGATCGAAGGCGACCGGGAGAACCTGCGCGGTGCTCGGGAGTTCATCGAGTACGTCGAGCCGAAACTGGCGGACCTGCGCGAGGAACGCGACGAACTCCAGAGCGACGTGGGTGCCATCGAGAACGAACTCGACGCGCTCGACGACCTCCGGGAGCGCCGCGAGGAACTCGCTGCGACCGTCGAGCGCCTCGACGCGCTGTACGAGGAGACCGAGGAGCTACAGTCGATGTACGCCGACCTCCGCGCCGAGTTGCGTCAGCGCAACGTCGTCAAACTCGAGTCGCTACTGAACGAGACGTTCGACCTCGTCTACCAGAACGACTCCTACGCGCGCATCGAACTCGACGGCGACTACGAACTCACCGTCTACCAGAAGGACGGCGAACCCCTCGACCCCGAGCAGTTGTCCGGCGGCGAGCGCGCGCTGTTCAACCTCTCGCTGCGCTGTGCCATCTACCGCCTGCTCGCGGAGGGTATCGAGGGGGCCGCGCCGATGCCGCCGCTCATCCTCGACGAACCGACGGTGTTCCTCGACGCGGGTCACGTCTCGAAACTCGTGGAACTGATCGGGTCGATGCGCGACGTGGGCGTCGAGCAGATCGTCGTCGTCAGCCACGACGAGGAACTGGCGGGCGCGGCCGACGACCTCGTCCACGTCGAGAAGAACCCCACGTCGAACCGGTCGACGGTCGACCGCGAGCGGGAACTGGCGACGCTGCTGGCGGACTGA